The DNA segment CGGGCTGTGAAGAAGCATCGTGGGGAGAGTTTATGGCACAGCTTGATGGGGCAAGTCTGAACGGTAAAACCGTTGCGTTGTTCGGTCTGGGCGATCAAAAAGGCTACCCCGATAATTTTGTCAGTGGCATGCGCCCGCTGTATGACGCACTAAAAAACTGTGGCGCACAAATCATCGGGCAATGGCCCAATCAGGGGTATGAGTTCACTACTTCAGCGTCGCTGGAACAGGGCGATTTTGTCGGATTGGTGCTGGATCAGGACAATCAGTATGACCTCACTGAGGAGCGACTTGACGCCTGGCTGGAGAGCATCAGACCGGTAATTATGTAGCCAGACCGTGCAATAAATCTCCACGTAGCCCTGAAGCCATTATCCTCTGCGATAATGGCTTTTTTTGTCGTCATTTTTCCAATAGCTGCTTCAGCCATTGCCGCTGCCATTGCTGTTGGTTTTGGCGAGTTAACAGCGAGCGCACTCGCGTCAATGCAGCTTCCTGTTCCATCGGGGCAGGCGGGCGAATCATTTCACACCACAACAAATGCCAGCCAAGCTGAGTTGCAATCGGCTGGCTGACGGCATTGGGTTTCATCGCAAATAACACCTCTTCCAGCTCAGGATAGAGTAAGCCCCGACCAATCCAGCCCATACGGCCGCCCTCAAGTGCACTGGGACAATGCGACCAGCGTTGCGCCAGCGAGCTGAAAGCCTGCCGGTTGTTTGTTATCTGTAGCCGCAACTGCTGCATCTGACGATGCACTGCCGGACCATCCTGATCTGTGGTCAGTAACAAATGCCAGCACAGTCGCTGCTCCGGGCGCATAAACTGCCCCTGATGCCGCCGGTACCAAGCCAGCACCTGCAAATCATCCGGCACCGGTGCCTGTTCCGCCACCCGTGCCAGTTGGATTTCCATCCGTGTGTGATGCTGAATAATCGATAGCCGCTCGGCAGCAGAAAAATCATGCGTTGAAAGGAGAGGAGAAAGTGACGTTGTCATGTTGGCAAGACAAGTCTCAGGAATGAGCTCCTCACCCGTCGCCCCCGCCACTGCATATTCCATCTGTCGCTGGCGTTGCCACAGCCGATTAAACTCCGCCAGTTGGCTGACGGATAAGGAATCCGGTTGGCACTGCCAGCGAGTTTGCGCCAGTTGCATCCGCGAGAAGCGTTCCCATAGCTCGGACATGACGATTATTCCTCCAACAATTTGATCGCGCTGGCAGGAACCTGAAACCAGCGTTCACCAAACATCACGGTATAGATCTCACCATGCTCCCCCTGGTCTGTGCGTTCAATGCGGCCCCGCGCGCCGGACCGCACGGCAACTTTCCCCTCCACCGTCAGGGTATGGCGACAGATCACACTGTCGCCATACTGAAAATGCCCGGCATGCCAGGCTGCTGTTGCGCTGATGATTTCCTGCTCGCGACAACCGACAATCATGTCGCTATTGAGGAAGTGGACCTGATAGATAATCTGATCCAGCAAGAAAGTCCCGCATGAACGCACAAAACCGGTACTGCCGCGCCGTACCAGTAGCTCTCCCGTGGCGTAACCGTACATGGTGCCGTCATTACGGATGGCACGGATCACCCTGACTTCATCGCCTAATGCGAATTTTGTTCTCATGGCTGGCCTCCTTGCGTGTAATGCTGATAACTCTCTGTCAGTAAACGTCGGGCCAGCAGCCAGGGTGCACGCGGTTCGTCTTCCAGATGATTTTGTAGAGGTACGTTGTCGCGTATCTTACGGTGAAATTCACGCAACACCGGCAGGCAACAGGGTTTCAGCAAGGTGGCATC comes from the Pantoea sp. At-9b genome and includes:
- a CDS encoding flavodoxin; translation: MANVGIFFGTDTGKTRKIAKMIHKKLGEAADTPVNINRISLETFLSYPVLVLGTPTLGDGQLPGIDAGCEEASWGEFMAQLDGASLNGKTVALFGLGDQKGYPDNFVSGMRPLYDALKNCGAQIIGQWPNQGYEFTTSASLEQGDFVGLVLDQDNQYDLTEERLDAWLESIRPVIM
- the nifM gene encoding nitrogen fixation protein NifM; this translates as MSELWERFSRMQLAQTRWQCQPDSLSVSQLAEFNRLWQRQRQMEYAVAGATGEELIPETCLANMTTSLSPLLSTHDFSAAERLSIIQHHTRMEIQLARVAEQAPVPDDLQVLAWYRRHQGQFMRPEQRLCWHLLLTTDQDGPAVHRQMQQLRLQITNNRQAFSSLAQRWSHCPSALEGGRMGWIGRGLLYPELEEVLFAMKPNAVSQPIATQLGWHLLWCEMIRPPAPMEQEAALTRVRSLLTRQNQQQWQRQWLKQLLEK
- a CDS encoding nitrogen fixation protein NifZ, giving the protein MRTKFALGDEVRVIRAIRNDGTMYGYATGELLVRRGSTGFVRSCGTFLLDQIIYQVHFLNSDMIVGCREQEIISATAAWHAGHFQYGDSVICRHTLTVEGKVAVRSGARGRIERTDQGEHGEIYTVMFGERWFQVPASAIKLLEE
- a CDS encoding nitrogenase-stabilizing/protective protein NifW, producing MQWFYQIPGVDTLDTAESFFVFFAVDYDATLLKPCCLPVLREFHRKIRDNVPLQNHLEDEPRAPWLLARRLLTESYQHYTQGGQP